The sequence ACATAATATTGAATCAGTTGCTAGAAGTTATTTTTCTGTAGAAGTTTCAAAAATTTCCTTTACAAGACTTTTAAATAGAATTTATCAAAAGAAAAATAAAAGAAAAAAAGAGAAATCAGCTCTTATAAGAGTTGAAGATACTATTGATGAGAAAGACTTAGAAGATAGTCAACAGTATGCTTACCTTTTAAATACATTAAAAGAAGAAATTTCTATTTTACAGAATATAGGTGACGAATATTTTGATGAAATTAGAAAAATATATGAAACAAATACAGAAGCTCCAATTAGGAAAAGCTTAAATAATTTTGAAATGACAAAATCAAGATTTTTAGAAACTTTAAGAGATAAAAAAGATATATTTCAAAGTAAATTAGCAGATTTTTTAACTTTGATGATGTCATTTAATAATGTTATAGATGAAGAAAAAGAGAAAAATCCAGAAGTTATTAATTTTAATAACCATTTAAAAATGTTTAAAGCTTATATAGATAGTTTTAAATTTATAAATAGTTTTGAAGATGATAACTATATTTACTGGCTTGATATAAATTCTAAAAGAACAAATGTGCTTTTAACTGCAACGCCACTTAATATAGCTGAAAAGCTAAGCACAGTTCTTTTTGATAATTTAGATAGATTAGTATTTGCTTCAGCAACAATAGTTGCAAATGGAAACTTTGATTATTTTAAAAAGTCATTAGGTTTAGATGAGGAAGATTGTATTGAATGTATAATAAAGTCTCCTTTTAATTATGATGAACAGATGTCTGTTTATATTCCAACAGATATTCAAGATTCTGAAAATATAAGTGCTTTTGTTACAGATGCGAGCAAGTTTATTTTAAATATTTTATTAAAGACTGATGGTAAAGCTTTTATATTATTTACTTCATATACTATGTTAAATCAAATTTATTACTCAATTTCAAAAAAGTTGATGAATAAAGGTTTTGAAGTATTTTTACATGGAGACAAACCAAGAAGTCAGCTTATAAAAGAGTTTAAAGAAGCAGAAAATCCTATATTATTTGGAACAACTTCCTTTTGGGAAGGTGTTGATGTACAAGGTGAAAATTTAAGTAATGTTATAATAACTAAGTTACCTTTCCTTGTTCCAACAGATCCAGTGGTATCTGCTATAAGTAAAAAAATTGAAGAAGATGGTGGAAATTCTTTTACAGATTTTCAATTGCCAGAAGCAATAATAAAATTTAAACAAGGGGTTGGTAGGTTAATAAGAAAAAAAACAGATAGTGGAAATATTTTTATTTTAGATAATAGAATTTTGAAGAAAAGGTATGGCTCACTTTTTATAAATGCCCTACCTAGTCAAAAAAATATTAAAATATTAGAAAAAGATGATATAATAGAAGAAATTGAATGAGAAAAAAGGGGAAATTTATGAAAAAGTTTACTATATTTGGATTTAAGTTTCTTTTTGATATTAAGAAAAAAGATAGTTCAGACGAAGAAAGATATTCAGATAGTTATTTTCTAAAAGAAAAAGTATTTTATTTGATATTAGCATTATTTTTAATTACTATTTCATCAAAAATACCTATACTTTTTAGAAATAATAACTATATGACAGGAGATGTTGTAAAATCAGATATTTATTCTCCTAAGACAATTGTTTTTAGGGATAAAATTGGAAAAGATAAATTAATTCAAGATATGATAGATCGTTTAGATAAGGATTATATCTATTCCAGTGAAGCTGCTGATATATATATAGAAGAATTTGATAACTTTCATAAAGAAATCATAGCAATAAAAAAAGGAAATTTAAAATCTTTTGATTACAGTGGTTTTGAAAGAAAAACTGGTAAAGTTATGCCAGAAAGAATAATAAATAAGTTGTTAGAAGAAGATGAAGAAAAAATAGATGAAACATTTTCTAAATTGACAACCCAGCTTGAAAATGCTTATAAAGCAGGTATTTATAAAGAAAAAAATTCTATTCGTATAAATGAACCAGCTAAAACTGATATAGAAGCATTGGAACCTTTTGAAAGAGAAATTATAAATAATTTTTTAATACCTAATTACATTTATGATGAGGCTAAGACAAGAAATACCATAAATGAAAAGGTTTCTCAAATAAATGATCAATATATTGAAATAAAAGCTGGAACTTTAATAGCTAAAACAGGAGAAGTTTTAACTGACAGAAAAATAGATATTTTAGATAGATTAGGTATCTATAATTATAAAATGAGTATTTTTATAATTGCATTAAATTTAATATTCCTATTGGTTATTTCAAGTATATTTAATGTTGTAACTACAAAGTTTTATAGTAAAGAAATATTAGAAAAAAATAAGTATAGGGCTATTATGTTACTGACAATAGCAACATTATTAGTATTTAGAATAGTTCCTAGCTCAATGATATATCTATTACCATTGGATACAATGTTATTACTTTTATTATTTATAGTAAAACCAAGATTTAGTGTATTTTTAACTATGATAGTTATTTCATATATGTTGCCAATAACAGATTATGATTTAAAATATTTTACAATTCAGTCAATAGCAATTTTTGCAACTGGATTTTTAAGTAAAAATATAAGTACTCGTTCTTCTGTAATTGCAATAGGGATTCAACTTGCAATTTTAAAAATATTATTATATTTAATTTTAAGTTTCTTTTCAGTTGAAGAAAGTTATGGTGTAGCTTTAAATACTATTAAGATATTTATTTCAGGTCTATTCTCTGGAATGTTTGCAATAGCATTACTTCCATATTTTGAAAGAACATTTAATATATTGACAATATTTAAACTTATGGAATTAGCAGATTTATCACATCCTTTATTAAGAAAATTATCAATAGAAGCACCAGGGACTTTCCAACATTCAATGATGGTTGCTACTCTTTCTGAAAATGCTGTTATTGAAATTGGAGGAGATCCTACATTTACAAGAGTTGCTTGTTATTATCATGATATAGGAAAAACAAAAAGACCTCAATATTATGTAGAAAACCAAACTGATGGTAAGAATCTACATAATGATATATCTCCTTTTATGAGTAAAATGATTATTTTAGCTCATACTAGAGAAGGGGCTGAAATGGGTAAAAAATATAAAATTCCTAAAGAAATTAGAGATATTATGTTTGAACACCAAGGTACTACATTGCTTGCTTATTTCTATAATAAAGCAAAAGAGATTGATCCAAATATTCAAGAAGAAGAATTTAGATATTCTGGACCTAAACCTCAAACAAAAGAATCAGCAGTCATATTACTTGCAGATTCAATAGAAGCTGCCGTTAGATCTCTTGATCTAAAAGATCCTGTGAAGATTGAGCAAATGGTTAGAAAAATAGTTGATTCAAAGATTAGAGATAATCAGTTATCTGATGCAAATATTACATTTAGAGAAGTTGAAATTATAGTAAATTCGTTCTTAAAAACTTTTGGTGCTATTTACCATGAAAGAATAAAATATCCAGGACAAAAATAAAAAGGAAGAAAATAATATGGAGTTAATTGTTGATTTTAGTTCTGATTTACAAACTGAAAAATATAATATGTTTATAGATACACTTTATGAAAATAATCATCTTGAAAATTATATAAAAAAAGTTCTAAATTTAGAAAAAATTGAATCTGATAGACCTCTTTATCTTTCACTTTTACTAACTGATAATGAAAATATTCAAGTTATTAATCGTGAATATAGGGATAAAGATGCACCTACTGATGTTATTTCTTTTGCATATCATGAAACAGAAGATTTTAATATTGGATCTTATGATACTTTGGGAGATATTATTATTTCTTTAGAAAGAGTTGAGGAACAGGCAAGTGAATATAATCATTCATTTGAAAGAGAATTTTACTATGTCTTAACACATGGAATTTTACATATTTTAGGCTATGACCATATTGAAGAAGAAGATAAAAAGCTTATGAGAGAAAGAGAAGAAGCTATACTTTCTTCATTTGGATATACAAGAGATAAATAAAATAGAGGCTTAAAAGCTTCTATTTTATTAAATTTGCATATATATGTAATGAAAATATAGTTTTCATATCAAGTGTTAATTTTCCAGCATCTTTAATATCTATCCATCTTGTATAAAGATTTTCAGTTTCATCTAAATCTAAGTCCAAAGGAACAATATCATCTGATTTTAATTTTATAATATAAATATAGATTTTTTCGGTTGTATAACCAGGAGAAACTAAGAAGCCTGTATTACTATCATATAAAATATCATAATCTTCTCTTTTATATCCTGTTTCTTCTCTAACTTCTCTTTCAAGTGCAACAATAGGTTTTTCATCATTTTCAATAAGTCCAGCAGGAACTTCATAGATATAATTATGAACACCAGCTCTGTATTGATTTACAAATAAAACTTTATCTCCTGAATGATTTAAAATTAAAGCAGCAATAGCATTTTGCTTCTCTAAATATTCTAAATTATGGTTATTTAAAGGATCAGTATCAACTCCAACTTTTAAAAATTTTAAATTAGGTGTGTCTAATATTTTCATTCTTTTTCCTCATCTTCTTTTTTATGTATTCTTTTTTTTATATTTGCTTGTACATTTTTTAAAAAATTCATGTGTTTTCTTTGGATATTCATTTTTCTTTGATTGTTATTATCAGTTATCATATTAAATATGGGTAGTAAGAATCCAGCCACAATCCCTGCTGAAAATCCATTGTTATATAAATTGAGTCCACCATGAACCAAACCTACATTTTGTACCACTGCTAGATGTAACCAACCAGCTATAATTCCAGCAATAGGACCAAAAATACCAGATATTGGAGCAAGTGCAGTACCAAATAATCCAGAGATAGCTAGAGTAAAGATACTTCCTTTACTTCCTAAACTTGCAAGTAAAATTCCTATCAGTATAGGAATAGTATTAAAAATTGTTTTTCCATTTGCAGAAAAACCGACAACAGTAAAAAGGGCAGCTAAAACGGGACCATTAAAAGTTTGACCAGTTATAATTACAAATCCCATACTTATAAATCCCATTATTCCCATATTTATAAATGTTAATCCATATCCATATTTTTGTGTAAAATCAGATTTGTATCCATCATCTTTTATTAAAGAAAAATAACCTGAAAATGAGTTATCATTTATATAAAAACCAATAATTATTAAAGATATGAAAGCAGCCGAACATAAAATTTTTAAAGGTGTATCATATTCTGTTGATAATAAGAATTGTGGTGTGATTTCAAAGTGATATAATTTTAAAACTGCAATAATAACCGAACCAAGTATACCTGCTGTAAAACCTAAATTATATAAGTCATAGCCCTCATGAAAATCATAAAGGCTTCTTGCTAAAGGAACTACTATAAATCCAATTAAAACACCAATTAAAATTGCATTTATATATGATGTTTCATAAGATATATCTCCATAAAAAGCGATACTACTTACAAAAGGAGCTAAGGCACTAGAAAAAGCAATAGGAACAATATGTTCGGAAAAATCTGTTGAAGTATATATGCTATATAAGATGCCTCCTAAATAAAAAGGTAAAATATTTAAAATATTTTTTCCAAAAAATGAAAAGCCAAAAACTGTAAAAAAAGCAGCAATAGTTATTCCAGTAATTTTTACTTTAAATGATTTTACTAAGAAAAAATTAAAAGAAAAAATTAAAATAGCATTAAGAAAAGCTGCTCCTATTCCACCTACTTGTATAAAATCAGTAACTAAAACAGCAGGAGAAGTAATTATTTTATACATTCCTATAAATATATTTTCATGCTCATTAATAACATAGTTAATGAAAAATATTAAAATTAACATAGATAAAGCAACAGTTAAAATTTCTATTTGTTTCATTCTCTGGGTGATCTTATCCATTTATAACTCCTTTAGAATTGTTTTCATTAATTATATAATATTTTAGAATTTATATCAATAATAGAAAAGGCTATTACAAAATGGGTTTGTAATAACCTCAGTGACAAAAACTTATTTTAATTTATTTTCAAGTCCTAAACTTTTTTTAGTAACTTCTTCTGGATATTTTCTTTCTTCTTTTTTATCTTCTTGTACATTTTCATTTTGTTGTATTACTACTGTTTCATCTTCTTTCTTTGTTTCAGGAGTGTTATCTGTAATAGTTTGTTCAACTGCTTTTTCTTTATTATCCATGTTTTCATCATTTATTTTTTTATTTTCAGTAGTTTCTTTTATTTCAGTGGTTTTATTAAGTTTTTCTTGAATTACATCTTTTAATAATTTAGTATAAGCTATTTTGCTATTATCTACATTATTTGTATATTTATATTCCTGTTTTATAATTTCAAAAATTTTAGTAATATTAGCTTCAGCAATTACAGTTTCACGATTGTTATTATCTTTTTTATTGTCTGTTACAATTGTTATTGGAGCAGTAGTTGTAGTGACAACTGTAACTGTTGGAGTTGGAGAAACTTTTTGGATTTCAATTGTTTTTTCAATCTCAACAATATTTTTAGGACTTCCCTCAAATACAGGTGCCAATTCACTTAAATATGTACTATCATCTACATATTCTTCATCATTACCATAAATAAATAGGACTCTTCCATGTTTGATAAAGTCTATAATTTCTCTTGTCAAAGAATGAGGTAGCACAGGACAGCCTAAACTTCTTCCTGCAAAACCAAATTTTTTAATATATTCATCTTCAACTATATCTCCACCATGAATAACAATTGCTCTATCTTCTGCATTGGCATTTATATTTTCTTCAAGACCTTTTAATCTTAAAGAATATCCATAAGCACCATTATATTCTCCCAGTGTTACAAAGAAGCCTAATGAACTTTGATAGGAGTTGGGATCATCTGAAAATTCTAAAGGAATTTCTAATCCTGAATTTTTAGAATGAGCAACACGAGTTGAATAAACAAGTTTTTTCTTATCCAAATCTAAAACATAAAATCTTTCTTCGTTTGAAGGTTTTGAGTAGTCTATTATTATTAAAACACCAGGATTTTTATTTGAAATCTGTACATAACCTAAATATGCTTTTTGAAAAATAGAATAATCTATTTTATTTTTTATATTTAAAGAATCATATACTGATTTTACATCTACAACTATTTTTTGTTTTTTTTGCTCCACAGGTTGTTGAATATTTTCAGTTACATTTTCTGTTACAAGCTTTTCTTCTGCAAAACTATTACTAGTTAGTAATAACATACAGAAAAATATTAATACTCTTTTCAAAATAGTACCTCCAACTTCTAATTTGTCTTAATAACTTTATTTTTTTCAGGATTTGGCTTAATTGGAATTGGACTTTTATCTGCTAAATCTTCTTCAATAAAATCATAAAATTTTTTAGGATTTTTTTCACTTTCTAAATTAATATAAGCTTTATATAAAATTTTACTTCGTCCTATATTGGCAGGAAAAATATAGCAAATTTCTGAATTTTTAGCAAGAGGTAAAATTTTACTTGTAACAAAAGCATAATCAACTTCATACAAATCGACACTTTCAAGAGCACTCATAACATCATCTTTATATTGAATTTTTTTTGCCATTTCTTGAAAACCTTCAACTTTAGCTAAAATATCTAAACCTGTTTTCCCAATATTTGTCTTATAGTTAGGAATAGCAATAGAAGAGGTTAACATTTGAGATAAATTATCTATTTTTCTACGCCCTATTATAACTAAATTATCTTCAAAAAAATCTTTTACTTCATATTTCTTTTTAGAATTATTTTTAATTTTTGAATCTTTATTAATAAAAATAATATCATAATCTTCAATAGAGTTTAAAGAATTCAATCTTATTTCTGTTTCTTTATCAATTCTTTCATATTTTTTAGCTAGTTTATCAACAAAAATTTCTATTTCTCTATCTGTATAAACATTAATAACTTCTCTTTTTGATCTTTGACAAGATTTTATTATACTAAAAATTGAAATTATTATAATAGCTAATATTAAAAATATCCATCTTTTCATAAATTTTCTCCTATATTATACAGTCTGCTCTCCACAGATTGAACTTGTGAAAGCATTTTTTATCTCTTGTAAACTTAAATTTTTTCCAAGTAAATACATCATTTTAGTTAGTCCTGCTTCAGAAGTTATATCACTTCCATTTATAATACCTAATTTTGAAAGTTTATCAGTAGACTCATAAAGAGGCATTTTTACACTTCCTGAAATACATTGTGTAATATCTAAAATTGGAATCCCTTTTTTAGATATAGATTTTAAAGTTTCTATAAAATCCTCACTTGTTGGAGTATTACCACTTCCATAAGTTTTTAATATCAAAGCCTTTATATTTTTATTACTTTCAATAAAGTCAGATATATACTTTGAATTAAGTCCAGGAAATAATTCTAACAATAATACATTAGCATCTATATTTTTTTCAACATAAAATTTTTCATTTGGTATTTTTAATATCCTATCTGATATAACTTTTATTTCAGTTGCTATTTCAGCTAATGGATTATAGTTTGGTGAAGAAAAACCATAATAATTATTACTATCTGTTTTTTTACTTCTATTAGCTCTTAATAAACTATCTCTAAAACATATACATACTTCTGGAATTAGAGGAGTATCAAACAATTTATGTCCTGCAATATAGATAGAGTTTATTAAGTTTTGTAATCCATCACTTCTTGGATTTACCATTGGAGCTTGAGCTCCTGTTAAAACAACAGGTTTAGCTAAATTTTTTAATAAAAATGACAACATAGAACCTGTATAAGCCATAGTATCAGTACCATGTAGAATAACAAAACCTAAATATTTATCATAATTCTTTTCTATGACTTCTACTAAATTTATCCAAAAATCTGTTGTAACATCTGATGAATCTATTAATTTTTCAAATTGATAATAATCTGTTGGAAATTTTTCTAACATTGAATATCCTTTAGTAATTTCAGACCAATTATAAGCAGGCCTTAAAGGCTTTCCAACCATTCCAATAGTTCCCCCAGTATTTATTATAAGAACTTTATTTTCCATTATCTATTTCCTTTATATCTTCTAAAAATTTTATAAGAACTTTACTCATTTTTTCTGTAAAAGGAGAATGTCCAACTCCTTCAACTATCACAAGCTCACAATTATTTAGTTTTTCTGATAACTTATATGCAGAAATAACTCTTGTATTTAAATCAAATCTACCATGAGCTATCTGAATTGGGATATCTTTTATTATTTCAGCTCTGTTTAATATGTATTCACTATCATTCCAAAACATTTTATTGTAAAAATAATGAGCTTCTATAAGAGCTAATGAAATTTCATAATCTTGGACTTCTTCTTCTGAAGGCCAAGTAAATTCAGATTCCATAGTTCTTAATTCAAAGCGACTCCAAATTTTTATTGCTTCATTTCTAACTTTTATATTATCAGAGAAAAATCTTTTATGATAGGCTTCAAGTAAATTATCTTGCTCATCTATTGGAATAAAATCCTTAAAGATTTTGAACTCAGCTGGATAAATTTCAGAAATTCCTTTTTGGAAATACCATTTAACATCATCTTCATTAGCTAAAAATATTCCTTGTAAAACCATTCTTTTTACTTTTTCAGGATAATGTATAGCATAAGTTAAACCTAAAGTTGAACCATAACTTCCAGCAAATATAGTCCATTTATCAATACCTATATGCAATCTTATTTTTTCCATATCTTCAACAGAATAAAAAATATTATTCTCTTTAAGTTCAAGAAAAGGTATACTTCTGCCACAGCCTCTTTGGTCAAATAAAATTATATGATAATACTTAGGGTCAAAAAATCTTCTAGCTTTTTTTCCACAACCTGCTCCTGGGCCTCCATGTAAAAAAATTATAGGCTCTCCATTTGGAT is a genomic window of Fusobacterium nucleatum containing:
- a CDS encoding ATP-dependent DNA helicase: MDIKDRFSEESLQTIKEYLQENNNKSMIFKATFDDNELIQEPFFLSLYKKKNFEETLTKVGKNEVVIRTTKPNQLYPSDMELELSEELYNRRNIAYSLLSSDLDDFYFVQDIDRLFLEEVNIENYFSKDGILAKEIKGFEYRKEQEEMAHYIQDAINEDRKIIIEAGTGTGKTLAYLIPAIKWAVVNKKKVIIATNTINLQEQLLLKDIPLAKSIIKEDFSYVLVKGRSNYLCKRLFNELSIGRSIDIEIFSMEAREQIECILKWGNKTKTGDKAELPFEVYPDVWELIQSTTELCLGKKCPYRKECFYMKTRMEKMEADILISNHHVFFADLNVRAETDFDSEYLILPRYDMVIFDEAHNIESVARSYFSVEVSKISFTRLLNRIYQKKNKRKKEKSALIRVEDTIDEKDLEDSQQYAYLLNTLKEEISILQNIGDEYFDEIRKIYETNTEAPIRKSLNNFEMTKSRFLETLRDKKDIFQSKLADFLTLMMSFNNVIDEEKEKNPEVINFNNHLKMFKAYIDSFKFINSFEDDNYIYWLDINSKRTNVLLTATPLNIAEKLSTVLFDNLDRLVFASATIVANGNFDYFKKSLGLDEEDCIECIIKSPFNYDEQMSVYIPTDIQDSENISAFVTDASKFILNILLKTDGKAFILFTSYTMLNQIYYSISKKLMNKGFEVFLHGDKPRSQLIKEFKEAENPILFGTTSFWEGVDVQGENLSNVIITKLPFLVPTDPVVSAISKKIEEDGGNSFTDFQLPEAIIKFKQGVGRLIRKKTDSGNIFILDNRILKKRYGSLFINALPSQKNIKILEKDDIIEEIE
- a CDS encoding HD family phosphohydrolase, yielding MKKFTIFGFKFLFDIKKKDSSDEERYSDSYFLKEKVFYLILALFLITISSKIPILFRNNNYMTGDVVKSDIYSPKTIVFRDKIGKDKLIQDMIDRLDKDYIYSSEAADIYIEEFDNFHKEIIAIKKGNLKSFDYSGFERKTGKVMPERIINKLLEEDEEKIDETFSKLTTQLENAYKAGIYKEKNSIRINEPAKTDIEALEPFEREIINNFLIPNYIYDEAKTRNTINEKVSQINDQYIEIKAGTLIAKTGEVLTDRKIDILDRLGIYNYKMSIFIIALNLIFLLVISSIFNVVTTKFYSKEILEKNKYRAIMLLTIATLLVFRIVPSSMIYLLPLDTMLLLLLFIVKPRFSVFLTMIVISYMLPITDYDLKYFTIQSIAIFATGFLSKNISTRSSVIAIGIQLAILKILLYLILSFFSVEESYGVALNTIKIFISGLFSGMFAIALLPYFERTFNILTIFKLMELADLSHPLLRKLSIEAPGTFQHSMMVATLSENAVIEIGGDPTFTRVACYYHDIGKTKRPQYYVENQTDGKNLHNDISPFMSKMIILAHTREGAEMGKKYKIPKEIRDIMFEHQGTTLLAYFYNKAKEIDPNIQEEEFRYSGPKPQTKESAVILLADSIEAAVRSLDLKDPVKIEQMVRKIVDSKIRDNQLSDANITFREVEIIVNSFLKTFGAIYHERIKYPGQK
- the ybeY gene encoding rRNA maturation RNase YbeY, encoding MELIVDFSSDLQTEKYNMFIDTLYENNHLENYIKKVLNLEKIESDRPLYLSLLLTDNENIQVINREYRDKDAPTDVISFAYHETEDFNIGSYDTLGDIIISLERVEEQASEYNHSFEREFYYVLTHGILHILGYDHIEEEDKKLMREREEAILSSFGYTRDK
- a CDS encoding NUDIX hydrolase; amino-acid sequence: MKILDTPNLKFLKVGVDTDPLNNHNLEYLEKQNAIAALILNHSGDKVLFVNQYRAGVHNYIYEVPAGLIENDEKPIVALEREVREETGYKREDYDILYDSNTGFLVSPGYTTEKIYIYIIKLKSDDIVPLDLDLDETENLYTRWIDIKDAGKLTLDMKTIFSLHIYANLIK
- a CDS encoding DUF1576 domain-containing protein, with protein sequence MDKITQRMKQIEILTVALSMLILIFFINYVINEHENIFIGMYKIITSPAVLVTDFIQVGGIGAAFLNAILIFSFNFFLVKSFKVKITGITIAAFFTVFGFSFFGKNILNILPFYLGGILYSIYTSTDFSEHIVPIAFSSALAPFVSSIAFYGDISYETSYINAILIGVLIGFIVVPLARSLYDFHEGYDLYNLGFTAGILGSVIIAVLKLYHFEITPQFLLSTEYDTPLKILCSAAFISLIIIGFYINDNSFSGYFSLIKDDGYKSDFTQKYGYGLTFINMGIMGFISMGFVIITGQTFNGPVLAALFTVVGFSANGKTIFNTIPILIGILLASLGSKGSIFTLAISGLFGTALAPISGIFGPIAGIIAGWLHLAVVQNVGLVHGGLNLYNNGFSAGIVAGFLLPIFNMITDNNNQRKMNIQRKHMNFLKNVQANIKKRIHKKEDEEKE
- a CDS encoding murein L,D-transpeptidase catalytic domain family protein is translated as MKRVLIFFCMLLLTSNSFAEEKLVTENVTENIQQPVEQKKQKIVVDVKSVYDSLNIKNKIDYSIFQKAYLGYVQISNKNPGVLIIIDYSKPSNEERFYVLDLDKKKLVYSTRVAHSKNSGLEIPLEFSDDPNSYQSSLGFFVTLGEYNGAYGYSLRLKGLEENINANAEDRAIVIHGGDIVEDEYIKKFGFAGRSLGCPVLPHSLTREIIDFIKHGRVLFIYGNDEEYVDDSTYLSELAPVFEGSPKNIVEIEKTIEIQKVSPTPTVTVVTTTTAPITIVTDNKKDNNNRETVIAEANITKIFEIIKQEYKYTNNVDNSKIAYTKLLKDVIQEKLNKTTEIKETTENKKINDENMDNKEKAVEQTITDNTPETKKEDETVVIQQNENVQEDKKEERKYPEEVTKKSLGLENKLK
- a CDS encoding asparaginase, with protein sequence MENKVLIINTGGTIGMVGKPLRPAYNWSEITKGYSMLEKFPTDYYQFEKLIDSSDVTTDFWINLVEVIEKNYDKYLGFVILHGTDTMAYTGSMLSFLLKNLAKPVVLTGAQAPMVNPRSDGLQNLINSIYIAGHKLFDTPLIPEVCICFRDSLLRANRSKKTDSNNYYGFSSPNYNPLAEIATEIKVISDRILKIPNEKFYVEKNIDANVLLLELFPGLNSKYISDFIESNKNIKALILKTYGSGNTPTSEDFIETLKSISKKGIPILDITQCISGSVKMPLYESTDKLSKLGIINGSDITSEAGLTKMMYLLGKNLSLQEIKNAFTSSICGEQTV
- the pip gene encoding prolyl aminopeptidase, whose amino-acid sequence is MNNYDFYPPIEPFKSYMLPVSGVHNIYVEECGNPNGEPIIFLHGGPGAGCGKKARRFFDPKYYHIILFDQRGCGRSIPFLELKENNIFYSVEDMEKIRLHIGIDKWTIFAGSYGSTLGLTYAIHYPEKVKRMVLQGIFLANEDDVKWYFQKGISEIYPAEFKIFKDFIPIDEQDNLLEAYHKRFFSDNIKVRNEAIKIWSRFELRTMESEFTWPSEEEVQDYEISLALIEAHYFYNKMFWNDSEYILNRAEIIKDIPIQIAHGRFDLNTRVISAYKLSEKLNNCELVIVEGVGHSPFTEKMSKVLIKFLEDIKEIDNGK